From Streptomyces griseorubiginosus, one genomic window encodes:
- a CDS encoding glycerophosphodiester phosphodiesterase, translated as MQKLTAVAHRGAPYRVRENTIGSLRTALDLGADAVEVDVRLTRDGVPVLLHDHTLKRLWEHDRPLLSLSADEVRGLTGGRVPTLAEALRATDGHRLMLDLPGTRETRVARRVVDVVREQGAQDRVYYCADATAMLAVREADPSAEIALTWTSLAPPRPALLNAVKPRWLNYRFTLMDRDLADRIHTDGYLISVWTPDTRRSMRRLAGMGVDSITTNRVDVLCALRAADPTG; from the coding sequence ATGCAAAAGCTGACCGCCGTGGCACACCGCGGCGCCCCCTACCGCGTCCGTGAGAACACGATCGGCTCCCTGCGTACCGCGCTCGACCTGGGCGCGGACGCGGTGGAGGTCGACGTACGGCTCACCAGGGACGGCGTACCGGTCCTGCTCCACGACCACACGCTGAAGCGGCTGTGGGAGCACGACCGGCCGTTGCTGTCGCTGTCCGCGGACGAGGTGCGGGGGCTGACCGGCGGCCGGGTGCCGACGCTCGCGGAGGCGCTGCGGGCCACCGACGGCCACCGTCTGATGCTCGACCTGCCCGGCACGCGCGAGACCCGGGTCGCCCGCCGCGTGGTCGACGTGGTCCGCGAGCAGGGAGCCCAGGACCGCGTCTACTACTGCGCCGACGCCACCGCCATGCTGGCCGTCCGCGAGGCCGACCCGTCCGCGGAGATCGCGCTCACCTGGACCAGCCTCGCACCCCCGCGCCCCGCCCTGCTGAACGCGGTCAAGCCACGCTGGCTCAACTACCGCTTCACCCTGATGGACCGGGACCTCGCGGACCGCATCCACACGGACGGTTATCTGATCTCCGTCTGGACCCCCGACACCCGCCGCTCGATGCGCCGCCTCGCCGGGATGGGCGTGGACTCGATCACCACGAACCGGGTGGACGTGCTCTGCGCGCTGCGGGCGGCCGACCCGACGGGGTAG